The DNA sequence gagaacaaagagagaaatgaaagagtgagagagaggaagaacaataaaaagaaaacgagagggagaaagaaggagaaaaaagctagaaaagaaagagagaaaatgaaacgagaggaagaaagagagaaatgaaagagtgaaagagacgaagaataataaaaagaaaacgagagggagaaagaaggagaaaaaagcaaGTGAGCGAGAAAGAGTtgcgagagaaaaagaaacgagaggaagaaagagagaaatgaaagagtcagagagaggaagaaggataaaaagaaaacgagagggagaaagaaggagaataaagtgagagagcgagaaaagaaagagagagaaaaagaaacgagaggaagaaaaagagaaatgaaagagtgagagagaggaagaaggataaaaagaaaacaagagggagaaagaagaaaaaaagcgagagagcgagtaaagaaagagaggaagaaaaagagaaatgaaagagtgagaaagaggaagaaggataaaaagaaaacgagatggagaaagaaggagaaaaaagcgagagagcgagaaaagaaagaaagaggggaggaaaagagaggaagaaagaaagaaatgaaagagtgagagagaggaagaaggatggaaagaaaacgagagggagaaagaaggagaaaaaagcgagagagtgagaaaagaaagagagagaaaaagaaacgagaggacgAATGAGAgaaacgaaagagtgagagagaggaagaaggataaaaagaaaccgagagggagaaagaaggagaaaaaagcgagagagtcagaaaagaaagagagaaatgaaagagtgagagagaggaagttggataaaaagaaaacgagagggagaaagaaggagagaaaggcgAGAGAGcgtgaaaagaaacagaaagaagcgaGAGAACGAGaaaagtaagagaaagaaaaagaaacgagaggaagaatgagagaaataaaagagtgagagagaggaagaaggataaaatgaAGACGAGAGGGAGgcagaaggagaaaaaagtgagagagcaagaaaagaaagagagagaaaaagaaagagagaaatgaaagagtgagagagaggaagaagaataaaaagaaaacgagagggagaaagaaggagaaaaaagcgagagagcgagaaataaaagagagagagaaagagagaaatgaaagagtgagagagaggaaagaaggataaaaagaaaacgagagggagaaagaaggagaaaaaagtgagagagcgaggaaagaaagagagagaaaaagaaacgaaaggaagaaagagagaaatgaaagagtgagagagaggaacaaggataaaaagaaaacgagagtgagaaagaaagagaaagaagcgaGAGAACGAGAAAagtaagagaaacaaaaagaaacgagaggaagaatgagagaaataaaagagtgagagagaggaagaaggataaaaagaagacgagagggagggagaaggagaaaaaagtgagagagcaagaaaaaaagagagaaaaaaagaaacgagaggaagaaagagagaaatgaaagagtgacagagaggaagaaggataaaaagaaaaagagagggagaaagaatgcgaaaaaagtgagagagtgaggaaagagagggagagaaaaagaaacgagaggacgaatgagagaaatgaaagagtgacagagaggaagaagcataaaaagaaaacgagagggagaaagaaggataaaaaagtgagagagagagtaaagaaagagatgaagaaagagagaaatgaaagagtgagaaatgtaagaaattaaagagtgagagagaggaagaaggataaaaggaaaacaagagggagaaagaaaaagaaaaagtcagagagcgagaaaagaaagagtgagagagaggaagaaggacaaaaagaaaacgagagggagaaagaaggagaaaagagcgcgagagcgagaaaagaaagagagaaaatgaaacgagaggaagaaagagagaaatgaaagagtgaaagagacgaagaataataaaaagaaaacgagagggagaaagaaggagaaaaaagcaaGTGAGcgagaaagaaatgagagagaaaacgagagggagaaagagcgagagaaatgaaagagagagagagaggaagaaggataaaaagaaaacgagaggaagaaagaaaaagaaaaagtcagAGAGCGAGaatagaaggagaaaaaagcgagaaaagaaagagagaaaatgaaatgagaggaagaaagaaagaaatgaaagagtgaaagagacgaagaataataaaaagaaaacgagagggggaaagaaggagaaaaaagcaaGTGAgcaagaaagaaatgagagagaaaaagaaacgagaggaagaatgagagaaatgaaagagtcagagagaggaagaaggatagaaagaaaacgagagggagaaagaaggagaataaagcgagagagcgagaaaagaatgagagagaaaaagaaacgagaggaagaaagagagaaatgaaagagtgagagagaggaagaaggataaaaaaaaaccagagggagggagaaggagaaaaaagcaaGAGAgcgaaaaaggaaagagaaagagaaatagaaacgagagaaagaatgagagaattgaaagagtgagagagaggaagaaggataaaaagaaaacgagagggagaaagaaggagaaaaaagcgagagagcgagtaaagaaagagaggaagaaagaggaagaaggataaaaagaaaacgagagggagaaagaaggagaaaaaagcgagagagcgagaaaagaaagagaggaagaaagagagaaaggaaagagtgagatagaggaagaaggacaaaagaaaacgagagggagaaagaaggagaataaaGCAATTGAgctagaaaagaaagagagagagaaagaaacgagaggaagaaagagagaaatgaaaatgtgagagagaggaagaaggataaaaagaaaacgagacggagaaagaaagagaaaaaagcgagagagcgagaaaagaaagaaagagggaagaaaaggaggcgaaagagaaagaaagaaagaaagagtgagagagagggaagaaggataaaaagaaaacgagaggagaaaaagaaagaaggagagagggaaaaaaagcgagagagagcgagaaaagaaaggaaaagaggaaggaaaagagaggaagaaagaaagaaaggaaaagagggagagagaggaagaaggatggaAAGAAAACCAGAGggggaaagaaggagaaaaaagcgagagagtgagaaaagaaagagagtgaaaaagaaacgagaggaagaaagaatgagagagaggaagaaggataaaacgAAACCGAgcgggagaaagaaggagaaaaaacgagagagcaataaaaagaaagagtGGGTGAAAAAGAAACgtgggtaagaaagaaagaaatgaaagaatgagagagaggaagaaggatgaaaagaaaccgagagggagaaagaaggagaaaaacgcgagagagcgagaaaagaaagagagagtagaaaaaaggagagaaaaaagagagaaaagaaagagtgagagaaaggaagaaagataaaaagaaaaggagagggagaaagaaggagaaaaaagcgagagaagcgagaaaagaaagagagagaaaaagaaacgagaggaagaaagagagaaatgaaagagtgagaaagaggaagaaggataaaaagaaaacgagacggagaaagaaggagaaaaaatcgagagagcaagaaaagaaagagagagaaaaaaaacgagaggaagaaagagagaaatgaaagagtgagagagaggaagaaggaaaaaaagaaaacgagagggagaaagaaggagaaaaaagcgagaaaagaaagagagagaaaaagaaacgagaggaagaaaaagagaaatgaaagaatgagagagaggaagaaggataaaaagaaaacgagacggagaaaggaggaaaaagcgaaagagcgagaaaagagggaaggaaaagagaggaagaaagaaagaaataaaagagtgagagagagaggaagaagaatggaaagaaaccaagagggagaaagaaggagaaaaaagcaagagagtgagaaaagaaagagagaggaaaagaaatgagagcaagaaagagacaaatgaaagagagaggaagaaggataaaaagaaaacaagagggagagagaaggagaaaaaagcaaGAGGGCGATAAAGGAAAGAGAACGAGAAATAGAAACGAggggaagaatgagagaaatgaaagagtgagagagaggaagaaggataaaaagaagacgagagggagggagaaggggaaaatagtgagagagcaagaaaagaaagagagaggaaaagaaatgagagcaagaaagagagaaatgaaagagtaagagagaggaagaaggataaaaagaaaccaagagggagagagaaggagaaaatagtgagagagtaagaaaagaaagagagaggaaacgaaATGAGAGCAAGGAAGAGAGAaatgagatagtgagagagaggaagaaggataaaaagaaaacaagagggagagagaaggagaaaaaagcaaGAGGGcgataaaggaaagagaaagagaaatagaaacgagtggaagaatgagagaaatgaaagagtgagagagatgaagaaggataaaaagaagacgagagggagggggaaggagaaaaaagtgagagagtgagaaaagaaagagagagaaaaagaaacgagaggaagaaagagagaaatgaaagattgagagagaggaagaaggataaaaagaaaacgagagggagaaagaaggagaaaatagtgagagagcaagaaaagaaagagagaggaaaagaaatgagagcaagaaagagggaaatgaaagagtaagagagaggaagaaggataaaaagaaaacaagagggagagagaaggagaaaaaagtgagagagtaagaaaagaaagagagaggaaacgaaATGAGAGCAAGGAAGAGAGAaatgagacagtgagagagaggaagaaggaaaaaaagaaaacaagagggagagagaaggagaaaaaaccAAAAAGGGcgataaaggaaagagaaagagaaatagaaacgaggggaagaatgagagaaatgaaagagtgagagagaggaagaaggataaaaagaagacgagagggagggagaaggagaaaaacgtgagagagcaagaaaagaaggagagagaaaaagaaacaaaaggaagaaagagagaaatgaaagagtgagagagaggaagaaggataaaaagaaaccgagagggagaaagaaggagaaaaaaacaggagagcaagaaaagaaagagagagagaaaaaacgagagaaaaagaaatgagaggatgaaagagagaaatgaaagaatgagagagaggaagaaggatgaaaagaaattgagagggagaaagaaggataaaaaagcgagaaaagagagaaaaaagagcgaaaagaaagagtgagagaatggaagaaaaataaaaagaaaaggagagagagaaagacggagaaaaaagcgagagagagcgagaaagaaagagagagagaaatgaaagagtgagagagaggaagaagaatggaaagaaaccaagagggagaaagaaggagaaaaaagcgagagagtgagaaaagaaagagagagaataagaaacgagaggaagaaagagagaaatgaaagagtgagagagaggaagaaggataaaaagaaaacgagagggagaaagaaggagaaaaaagcgaacgagcgagaaaagaaagagagagaagcagaaagagagaaatgaaagagtgacagACAGGAAGAATGATAAAacgaaaacgagagggagaaagaaggagaaaaaagcgaacgagcgagaaaagaaagagagagaagcagaaagagagaaatgaaagagtgacagacaggaagaaggataaaaagaaaacgagagggagaaagaaggagaaaaaagcgagaaaagaaagagagagagagaaagaaacgagagtaagaaagagagaaatgaaagagtgagaggaagaagaaggatcAAAAGGAAAtaagagggagaagaaggagaaaaaagcgagagagagagaaagaaagagagagaaaaagaaacgagaggaagaaagagagaaatgaaagattgagagagaggaagaggataaaaagaaaacaagagggagaaagaaggagaaaaaagtgagagagcgagaaaggaatgagagagggagaaagaagcgagaggaagaaagagagaaatgaaagagtgagagagaggaagaagaataaaaagaaaacgagagggagaaagaaggagagaaaagcgaatgagcgagaaaagaaagagagagagaaagaaacgagagaaagaagagagaattgaaagagcgagagagaggacaAAGGATTGAAAGTAaatgagaggaaaaaagagagaaatgaaagagtgagggagaggaagaaggataaatagtaaacgagagggagaaagaaggagagaacagCGAacgagcgagaaaagaaagagagagaggaagaaagatagaaatgaaataaatgagagagaggaaggagaaaaagaaaacgagagggagaaagaaggagaaaggatagagagagaaaaagaaacgagagaaagaaagagagaaatgaaagtgtgagagagaggaagaaggatgaaaagaagacgagagggagaaagaaggagaacaaagcgagagagcgagaaaagaaagagagagagaaaaagaaatgagaggaagaaagagagaaatgaaagagtgaaagagaggaagaaggataaaaagaaaacgagagggagaaagaaggagaaaaaagcgagatagcaaggaaagaaagagagagagaaaaagaaatgagaggaagaaagagcagaagaaagggagtgagaaagagagaatgataatgaggaaatgagagagtaagagagaacagacaaagaaaacgagcgaaagagagaaagaaaagaatagagagagatagagatagagaaggaaaaaagaggagaaagagggaaaaggaaaagataaagagagatagggagaaggaaaaccagaaaataaaaagagagagaaaagaagcagaGAGGGAGTGAGCGAgaatagaaaaactgaaagagggacaggaagagagaaagatggaagatgagagaagaaaaaggtactgagagaaataaagagagaaaatgggagagagagagagaggaagaaagaggaaaaacaaacactgaaagagagagaaatgagaaagagagggatgaaAGAGACGTAAAAGggataaagagaatgagagaaaagaaagagggataaagagagaaaagaaagggagaaggccagagaggagagaaaagaaaaaagtaagtcccttaaagggagaaaaggaaaagagggaaagaagagggaaaggaaaggacaaagagactgaaagaaagagagggagagggaggaagagagaaaaggaaattgagagagtgagaggaagagagaagagaaaaattgcCAGAGAAATGagataacagagagaaagaggaagagaggaaagaaagagagaaagaggtaaaagaaaagggagagataaagaagagagaatagaaaaagagagaaaagtaaagcaggagagaaaggtaaaagagtgggggagaaggagagaagagaaaaagagagggggagaaagaaggagggaaaaggggaaaaagaaagtgagagataagaataggagagaagaagagaaagagaaaaagagacagagagggaaagaggggaatataggagagaaaagagagtgggaaatagagagagaggaagaaatatacaaaagagagggagagaggaagtgataaaagaaaagagagagagaaaaaagtggaaggaaaagagaagagaagagagtgagaacAAAGAGTAgtaagagacatagagagaggaagatagaaaaaaaaaattgagtgaggagagaagaagaaagagagaggaaagggagagagagagaaaaggaaaagagaaaggagatcaaagaaagagagacaagtaaaagagaaagaggaagaagtaagatagaaaaggcaaagagaagcacagagagaaaaagagagaaagagataaaagtaaaagagaaagagagatgaaaaagaaaaaggttgggtgaaagagagaaaaggattagtgaaggagacagagagagaaagaacgaaaaaaggtaatagagagagagataaagaaagagaaatgcaaaaagagagaaagaatgtaagaaagaatagaaatagaaagaatgaaagagagagagatacggagagagaaagagagaaattgaaaaatagagaaagagaaagataagagaaaaaagaaaaagagaaagaggaaggaaatgggagagagaaagagagaaaaagaaaatgggaaaagagagaaaagaaagagagagagagtaaaagagacacggagagagaaagagaaagaaagacagagaaggagaagggaaagagggagaaagtgagaaaagaaagagaaggaaagaaatgaaagagggagatagagagagaaagaagtagagaaagaggaaagaaaacgagaaagagaatgagagacaaagagagaaaagagagagagagtaaaagagatacggagagaggagaaagaaagagagagagaaaaagggtaaagagagagaaagtgagaaaagaaagagaaggaataggaatgaaagagggagatagagagagaaagaaggagagaaagaggaaagaaaacgagaaagagagtgagagacaaagagagaaaagagagatagagtaaaagagataaggagagaggagaaagaaagagagagagaaaaagggtaaagagagagcaagtgagaaaagaaagagaaggataggaatgaaagagggagatagagagagaaagaaggagagaaagaggaaagaaaacgagaaagagagtgagagacaaagagagaaaagagagagagagagagagaaaatggaatttctcTATTTCACATGTCCTCACTTTCTTCATTACAGATTAATGAACATTTTCGTGGACGAACTCCTTTAATCATTGCCTGTAGAGAGGGTGCCGATAGAAGAATCATCGAAATATTGCTAAAAGCTGGTCCGGAGTTAGGAGCGAAAGACTCAAATGGTTGGACAGCTTTGCATTGTGCTGTGTATGGGTAAGTTGAGAATCAAGTAAAATCTGCAGATGTGTTTTTGGTtgtaaatttgttgcaattgcagaCACAGGTTCAATATCCAAACAGGCCAGAGTTGTGGGACAACAGCACAACAGCAGactagcaaacaacaacaacaacaagcttctCTTTAGTCATCGATCCAATTCATTAGTCATTATTCAATCATAACAatcccgatgatgatgatgatgatgacggcgatgatgatgacgatgacggtattGATGATGTCGATCAtcatgatggtgttgttgattatgatgatgatgatgatgatggaggcgatgatggtgatgctgctgctgctgatgatgatgataatgataatgatgatgataacgacgatgatgatgatgacgatgatgatgatgactgtgattatgccgatgatgatgattataattatagtggcgatgaatgatgatgatgacgacgatgatgatgatgattatgatgatgacgatgataaccacgatgatgaagctgatgatggtgatggtgttgatgatgatgatgatgatgatcatcatgatgaagatcatgatgttgatgataacgacgatgatgaagatgacgatggtgatggtgatgatgatgattatgatgatgatgacgataatgatgatgatgacgacgatgatgaagatgatgaagatgttgataataatgatgatggtgatgatgatgatgatgtggatgatgatgatggtgatgacgacaatgattattatgatgattatcgtgatgatgacgacgatgatgatgattatgatgtaattattatgatgataatgatgttattattatgatgatgatgatgatgaggttgatcttgctgttgatgatgatgatagatgcgatgatgatgatgatgatgacgatgatgatgacgatgatgatgatggtgatgatgatgatgatgatgataatgatgatgatgatgatattaatgaggttgatcttgctgttgatgatggtgttgatgatgatgatgatgattatgattatagtggtaatgaatgatgataatattgattatgatgatattggAGATgtcgaagatgataatgatgatgatggtgttggcaatgagggtgatgatgatgaaggctctgatgatgatgatgatgatgatgatgattttgtcaatgatggaggtggtggcaatgatgatgatggtaatgatgttgatgagcattatattgatgataatagtgcaggtgataatgatggtgatgatgatgacgatgatgtttcgtctcaaagccaaaatattttcatatttaatgtaaattagtcaatgtttctatcttttactctcagGCATTACCTTCATGCTGTGGAGATCTTACTATCTCGGGGAAGTGaggtaagtatcttatttatatcctttcgtaTGTTCTACTGAAGACGAAagaatctattatgagattaatttcgaaattgattcaatatagaaataacgaactttttaaaaaacattctatTGTCCGGCTTTCCCCGATTTcagttcttcgtgtttttttgtttttttctgtagcgagtaaataatatgtggaaattgacgatttaaaagtctcttATCAGCAAATTGTCATTGAAAtacttttctttagcccttatttataagttgtttataatttaactgtaaagttattttaatatgctgccacattttttgatggaatatttttctgtaaaaaaaaacttcatcctatattagtatgtatatatatatatatatatatatatatatatatatatatataggtaaacagtaaaattaattacagacatggacaagaacatgaaacaccacagagacgacacaagaaccacaggacgggacattcgaagccctcagtcatcagtcaagaaccagatcatcttagcaatttcggctgattaatcttgagattgctcgatatggccagcccgccaagggaaatctaagccaagcgcattagatccct is a window from the Octopus sinensis unplaced genomic scaffold, ASM634580v1 Contig00292, whole genome shotgun sequence genome containing:
- the LOC115226885 gene encoding receptor-interacting serine/threonine-protein kinase 4-like; amino-acid sequence: MSSLSSLQINEHFRGRTPLIIACREGADRRIIEILLKAGPELGAKDSNGWTALHCAVYGHYLHAVEILLSRGSEVNPRDKDGRTPLHLACDRGHLPTVDLLLGHNGIDANVMNNDGDTPLHVAVRG